One stretch of Brettanomyces nanus chromosome 4, complete sequence DNA includes these proteins:
- a CDS encoding uncharacterized protein (BUSCO:EOG09342P62), whose protein sequence is MLCAFSEFTDNKVVIGLLYAALAVGCIKLTTTTLSLLSMVFDLYVLPSVDFSKYGAHKGNWAVITGASDGIGKEYSRQLAKKGFNVVLVSRTKSKLQTVAKEIEAESKVETRVVAFDASKDVSENYEAIKETTKDLPITILVNNVGKSHSMPVSFLETDEKEMNDIITINDITTLKVTRVVTPLILHTIGKSKGTKGTRGTRGLIINMSSFSGLFPSPMLATYAGSKFFLQGWSAAIAGELKPQGIDVECVLSYLVTSAMSKVRRTSATVPNPKQFVASTLRNIGRRVGAQERFATITPYPSHAAMHWMVANTVGVFSKVANNINLTMHKSIRVRALRKQKRIAENTLKH, encoded by the coding sequence ATGTTGTGTGCATTTTCTGAGTTTACAGACAACAAAGTGGTCATTGGACTTTTGTATGCTGCCTTGGCAGTGGGATGTATCAAACTCACCACTACCACGTTGAGCCTTCTAAGTATGGTCTTCGACTTATATGTACTACCATCCGTCGATTTTAGCAAGTACGGGGCCCATAAAGGCAACTGGGCTGTGATTACTGGTGCCTCGGATGGAATTGGTAAAGAGTATTCCAGACAGCTTGCCAAGAAGGGATTTAACGTTGTTTTGGTGTCGAGAACCAAGTCTAAATTACAGACAGTCGCCAAGGAGATTGAGGCTGAGTCCAAGGTGGAGACAAGAGTCGTGGCATTTGATGCTTCCAAGGATGTTTCCGAAAACTACGAAGCAATCAAAGAGACAACAAAGGACTTACCAATAACCATTTTGGTCAATAATGTTGGAAAGTCTCACTCAATGCCTGTGTCGTTCTTGGAGActgatgaaaaggagatgaatgaCATCATCACTATCAATGATATCACTACCTTGAAAGTTACTAGGGTTGTGACCCCTCTTATCCTTCATACTATCGGTAAATCCAAAGGTACCAAAGGTACCAGAGGTACCAGAGGCCTCATCATTAACATGAGTTCATTTTCCGgtctctttccttctccaatgTTAGCAACTTACGCAGGATCCAAGTTCTTTTTACAAGGTTGGTCTGCTGCAATTGCCGGTGAATTGAAGCCCCAAGGAATCGATGTCGAATGTGTTCTCTCGTATTTAGTGACTTCTGCCATGTCCAAAGTCAGAAGAACATCTGCTACAGTTCCTAATCCTAAGCAGTTTGTTGCCTCTACATTAAGAAacattggaagaagagttggTGCACAGGAAAGGTTTGCTACAATTACTCCTTATCCAAGCCATGCTGCGATGCATTGGATGGTCGCCAATACAGTTGGTGTCTTCTCCAAGGTGGCCAATAACATTAACTTGACTATGCACAAGTCTATCAGAGTGAGAGCACTCAGAAAACAGAAGAGGATCGCCGAAAATACGCTTAAGCACTAA
- the CDC28 gene encoding Cyclin-dependent kinase catalytic subunit codes for MAELNDFEKLEKIGEGTYGVVYKAIDTRHNNRVVALKKIRLESEDEGIPSTTIREISLLKELRDDNIVALYDIVHSNSNKIYLVFEYLDMDLKRYMESIPEGEGLDADMVKKFMLQLVKGIYHCHAHRVLHRDLKPQNLLIDKEGNLKVADFGLARAFGVPLRAYTHEVVTLWYRAPEVLLGGKQYSTGVDMWSIGCIFVEMAERKPLFAGDSEIDQIFKIFKVLGTPTEEVWPEVTYLSDFKPTFPKWRKQDLASAVPSLDKNGVDLLEQLLIYDPANRISAKRALLHPYFHEDAQQQQQTTDYRQQSTMQVDSSTIYT; via the coding sequence ATGGCAGAATTGAATgactttgaaaagttggAGAAAATTGGAGAGGGTACTTATGGTGTTGTATATAAGGCAATTGATACAAGGCACAACAATCGTGTTGTAGCCCTAAAGAAGATTCGATTGGAGTCAGAGGATGAAGGAATTCCCTCCACTACTATCAGGGAGATCTCCTTGTTGAAAGAGCTTCGTGATGACAACATCGTGGCATTGTATGATATCGTTCACTCAAACAGTAACAAGATATACTTGGTGTTTGAATACTTGGATATGGATCTCAAACGTTACATGGAGTCAATTCCTGAGGGGGAAGGCTTGGATGCTGATATGGTTAAGAAGTTTATGCTTCAGCTAGTTAAGGGAATCTATCACTGTCATGCCCACAGGGTTCTTCACAGAGACTTAAAGCCCCAGAACCTATTGATCGACAAGGAGGGTAACTTGAAGGTTGCCGACTTTGGGTTGGCTCGGGCATTTGGTGTTCCCTTGCGTGCCTACACTCATGAAGTGGTTACTCTTTGGTACAGGGCTCCAGAGGTTCTTCTTGGCGGTAAACAATATTCTACAGGTGTTGATATGTGGTCTATAGGCTGTATCTTTGTAGAGATGGCGGAGAGAAAACCGCTATTTGCAGGAGATTCTGAGATCGACCAGATattcaaaatcttcaagGTTTTAGGTACCCCAACAGAAGAAGTGTGGCCAGAGGTTACCTATTTGAGCGACTTCAAACCTACTTTTCCCAAGTGGAGAAAGCAGGACTTAGCATCAGCCGTTCCTTCCTTAGACAAGAATGGTGTTGATCTACTTGAACAGCTGTTAATTTACGACCCTGCAAACAGAATCAGTGCTAAAAGAGCCTTGCTACATCCTTACTTCCACGAAGATgctcaacaacaacaacagacTACCGATTACCGTCAGCAGTCGACGATGCAAGTAGATTCTTCAACCATATACACCTAG
- a CDS encoding uncharacterized protein (EggNog:ENOG41~BUSCO:EOG093431Y1) has product MSSNQPYENTGLVSSNFNEQSDLKNYYEALKQLVPQESNGTKVVVPIFPSDKENDSDVSSSLMHKSLDRWPTLFEILNKKTLATVDLWSFYIYMRDTQKSIDYLDFWIDTVQHINLCKVYVRGLRESLIVNERLKEADKQESDELRRASSSRHGSLSSQKRYSAGTSSSRDSRSSSMLLDLLMKNDLLEGHDAHRLSSFLRGEAAVRSSDPVVNAKIEELKRRSQADQRALLQYQAQLPLREQKLEDDDDDDDEFNEGDTTFGEKPYEHTSRIDSEMVEAFIQEDIGGNNKTFKDLHYVTRVTLRQSSRNILNTYFLNGSDRRILIPDEMRQRVIYAIETVGRDDPEVFDECREYVFKAMEHEAYPNFLRDSAMCNVTSRSAVIRMFLAIFCAFAAFWTGYTLIFLNYKPKSTRAVVTIPFFLASYFLFSSFYRVDPILCFLGLAESRASHGGFIKIREPFVRKLLLKRSLFVLLMICLVAAAFSVLFALVPGNRLHH; this is encoded by the coding sequence ATGTCGTCGAATCAACCTTACGAGAACACTGGACTGGTATCCTCAAATTTTAATGAACAATCCGATCTGAAAAATTACTATGAAGCTCTTAAACAGTTGGTGCCACAAGAATCTAACGGAACCAAGGTGGTGGTACCAATTTTCCCGTCTGACAAAGAGAATGACTCTGACGTGTCGTCGTCTCTAATGCATAAATCGTTGGACAGATGGCCCACCTTATTTGAGATCTTGAATAAAAAGACTCTAGCCACCGTGGATCTTTGGTCTTTTTATATTTACATGAGAGATACACAGAAATCCATAGATTACTTGGATTTCTGGATAGATACGGTTCAGCATATTAATCTCTGTAAGGTCTATGTGAGAGGTCTCAGAGAGTCTTTGATAGTCAAtgagagattgaaagaagcagataAGCAAGAAAGCGATGAACTGAGACGCGCTTCCAGTTCCAGACATGGAAGTTTGAGCTCTCAAAAGAGATATTCAGCAGGTACTTCCAGTAGTAGAGATTCGcgttcttcttcgatgTTGTTggatttgttgatgaaaaacGACTTGCTAGAAGGTCATGATGCACACAGgttgtcttctttccttagAGGAGAGGCGGCTGTGAGGTCTAGTGATCCTGTAGTTAATGCcaagattgaagaattgaagcGCAGATCGCAAGCCGACCAGCGGGCATTACTTCAATATCAGGCACAACTTCCTCTTCGTGAGcaaaaacttgaagatgatgatgacgatgatgatgagtttaATGAAGGAGACACGACTTTTGGTGAAAAGCCTTACGAGCATACGTCAAGAATTGACTCGGAAATGGTGGAAGCGTTCATCCAAGAGGATATTGGTGGAAATAATAAAACTTTCAAGGATCTACATTACGTAACCCGAGTTACGCTTAGGCAATCTTCAAGGAACATTTTGAACACTTACTTCTTGAATGGTTCTGATAGAAGGATTCTTATTCCTGATGAAATGAGGCAAAGAGTAATATATGCCATTGAAACGGTGGGTCGTGACGATCCGGAAGTATTCGATGAGTGCAGAGAGTACGTTTTTAAGGCAATGGAACATGAGGCATATCCAAACTTTCTTCGAGATTCTGCGATGTGCAATGTCACATCGAGATCTGCAGTGATACGGATGTTTTTGGCCATTTTCTGTGCATTTGCTGCCTTCTGGACTGGTTACACCTTAATATTTTTGAACTATAAACCGAAAAGCACTCGTGCTGTTGTGACCATTCCATTCTTCCTTGCTTCCTACTTCCTTTTCAGTTCTTTCTATCGCGTGGATCCTATATTATGTTTTTTGGGACTTGCGGAGAGCCGTGCCTCTCATGGTGGTTTCATCAAGATAAGGGAGCCATTTGTGAGGAAGTTGCTTTTAAAGAGATCGCTATTTGTGTTGCTAATGATTTGTTTAGTGGCGGCCGCATTTAGCGTGTTGTTTGCATTGGTGCCAGGAAATCGTTTACATCACTAG
- a CDS encoding uncharacterized protein (EggNog:ENOG41): MPIELILSPLLRPVVLAKSLLFSPHRRASRYIPHIVDLDEAKCSRYAIRRRFGTGSKIFDVYDTKAEGSGPIGPTEQSKSLFWFDRSRAVKGAYKMFSSEIRATGPNGEDEPCATLRAGLRSNVLLIRAPDVPAAELGWHIISHRVDALDAYRMFTLADGATYQWTTKGKFLEKVQNLGEKESEIRERIGQVVPAAGAGFDLIVDESKIPREMALASALCSYIDHWNTTLDVGGIYYARQRSHIRWKRD; the protein is encoded by the coding sequence ATGCCTATTGAACTTATCTTATCACCTTTACTGAGACCCGTTGTGCTGGCAAAATCATTGCTTTTTTCTCCTCACCGTAGAGCTTCAAGATACATTCCTCATATCGTAGATTTAGATGAAGCCAAATGCTCTAGATATGCCAtcaggagaagatttggtACTGGTTCCAAAATATTTGATGTATATGATACAAAGGCAGAAGGATCAGGTCCTATTGGTCCTACCGAACAGTCTAAATCGTTGTTTTGGTTCGACAGATCACGTGCTGTTAAGGGCGCTTATAAGATGTTTTCTTCCGAAATAAGGGCCACCGGTCctaatggagaagatgaaccCTGTGCCACATTAAGAGCAGGTTTAAGATCCAACGTGCTATTAATCAGAGCCCCCGATGTTCCCGCTGCCGAACTTGGTTGGCATATAATTAGTCACCGTGTCGATGCATTAGATGCGTATAGAATGTTCACTTTGGCAGACGGTGCCACATATCAGTGGACCACCAAGGGAaaatttcttgaaaaagTACAAAATCtaggagaaaaagagtcCGAAATTAGGGAAAGAATAGGACAGGTAGTTCCAGCTGCTGGCGCGGGCTTCGATCTTATTGTGGACGAGTCCAAAATCCCAAGAGAAATGGCATTGGCTTCAGCTTTGTGCTCCTACATTGATCACTGGAATACTACACTTGATGTTGGCGGGATCTACTATGCCAGACAGCGAAGCCATATCAGATGGAAGAGAGACTGA
- the CPA2 gene encoding carbamoyl-phosphate synthase (glutamine-hydrolyzing) cpa2: MFMRYGSNAILKHLGAVGRNTLSLNGVVIGTKATMTLIASIKPVAHNNFFRFASTASYKGAELLNNFTDQHAHKLADVSKVLVIGSGGLSIGQAGEFDYSGSQAIKALKEANKKSILVNPNIATNQTSHALADEVYFLPVTPEYVEYIIDRERPDAILLTFGGQTGLNVGIELDRMGVFKKYGVKVLGTPIKTLITSEDRDLFASALKEIDIPIAQSVAVNTLDEALKAAAQIGYPVISRSAFSLGGLGSGFANNETEMRNLASQSLSLSPQILIEKSMKGWKEVEYEVVRDRVGNCITVCNMENFDPLGIHTGESIVVAPSQTLSDEEYHMLRSAAIKIIRHLGVVGECNVQYALNPNSLEYKVIEVNARLSRSSALASKATGYPLAYTAAKIGLGYTLPELPNPVTKTTTANFEPSLDYIVTKIPRWDLGKFQQVKRDIGSSMKSVGEVMAIGRTFEESFQKAIREVDPQYVGFQGAQFDNLDDALSNPTDRRWLAVGEAILNQGYSVDKVHDLTKIDKWFLYKLQNIAQAQHGMEKMGSLENLNEETIHEAKQLGFSDSQIASFVKSDELSVRARRKSYGIVPIVKKIDTLAAEFPANTNYLYTTYNGTQNDIDFNEHGTMVLGSGDYRIGSSVEFDWCAVSTVRALRAAGKKTIMINYNPETVSTDFDEVDRLYFEELSFERVMDIYELEGSEGIVVSVGGQLPQNIALTLQQQHAKILGTSPVDIDKAEDRQKFSSILGSIGIDQPAWKELTSVEEAKKFAEEVKYPVLVRPSYVLSGAAMAVIESPEELSSKLQNASRVSSDHPVVITKFILGAHEIDVDAVAANGKVIVHAISEHVENAGIHSGDATLVLPPQHLEDSILKRLKEIADKVAAAWHITGPFNMQIIKEENPETGIPDLKVIECNIRASRSFPFVSKVLGCNFIDTAVKALLKEPLQPRNLMAEKHNYVATKVPQFSWTRLAGADPFLGVEMSSTGEIACFGKNLVEAYWTTIQATMHFRLPIPPEGVLFGGDTNAEFLGTVAKTIEPLGYKFYASSKKVAEYLKEYTTQEVEVINFPKDNKKAVREIFGKYNVECVFNLAKYRAKSLDDPDYIMRRNAIDFSKTLFTEPKTSMLFAQCLVEKLPQRIVDRAKSELVVPEEVKRWSEYLGGKPV; encoded by the coding sequence ATGTTCATGAGGTACGGCTCTAACGCCATATTGAAGCATTTGGGTGCAGTAGGCAGGAATACCCTCTCCTTAAATGGAGTTGTCATTGGCACCAAGGCAACCATGACTTTGATCGCATCCATAAAACCCGTTGCTCacaacaacttctttcGGTTTGCATCAACTGCTTCTTATAAAGGAGCAGAATTACTTAATAACTTTACAGACCAGCACGCTCACAAATTAGCAGACGTTTCCAAAGTGTTGGTTATTGGATCCGGTGGTTTGTCCATTGGACAAGCTGGAGAATTTGACTACTCTGGATCTCAGGCCATCAAGGCTTTGAAGGAGGCCAACAAGAAGTCGATTTTGGTGAATCCTAACATTGCAACCAATCAGACTTCGCATGCTCTAGCAGACGAGGTTTATTTTCTTCCCGTTACACCTGAGTATGTCGAATATATCATTGACAGAGAGAGACCAGATGCCATTCTTCTCACCTTTGGAGGCCAGACAGGTTTGAATGTTGGTATTGAGCTCGATAGAATGggagtcttcaagaagtaCGGTGTGAAAGTTCTAGGAACTCCAATCAAGACCTTAATTACTTCTGAGGATAGAGATTTGTTCGCCAGTGCGCTAAAGGAGATTGACATTCCTATTGCGCAATCTGTTGCTGTGAACACTTTGGATGAAGCATTAAAAGCCGCTGCTCAGATTGGCTATCCCGTGATTTCCAGATCCGCCTTTTCTCTCGGTGGTTTGGGTTCTGGCTTTGCCAATAACGAAACTGAAATGAGAAATCTTGCTTCTCAATcgctttctctttctccacaaattttgattgaaaaatccATGAAGGGCTGGAAAGAGGTTGAGTATGAGGTGGTTAGAGACAGGGTAGGTAATTGTATCACTGTGTGTAACATGGAGAACTTCGATCCATTGGGTATCCATACTGGTGAATCAATTGTTGTGGCTCCATCCCAGACTCTTTCCGACGAGGAATATCACATGTTACGGTCTGCTGCCATCAAGATTATCCGTCATTTGGGTGTCGTTGGTGAATGTAATGTCCAGTATGCCTTGAATCCTAACAGCTTAGAGTACAAAGTCATTGAAGTGAATGCACGtctttcaagatcttctgCATTGGCCTCAAAGGCTACTGGATATCCTTTGGCTTACACTGCAGCGAAGATTGGCTTGGGATATACCTTACCTGAGCTTCCAAATCCAGTTACCAAGACTACTACTGCCAATTTTGAACCATCCTTGGACTATATTGTTACTAAAATTCCTAGATGGGATTTGGGAAAATTCCAACAAGTCAAAAGAGACATCGGTTCTTCTATGAAGTCTGTCGGCGAAGTTATGGCTATTGGTAGAACATTCGAGGAATCATTCCAAAAGGCCAtaagagaagttgatcctCAGTATGTAGGTTTCCAAGGTGCACAGTTCGACAATTTGGATGACGCACTTTCTAATCCTACCGATAGAAGGTGGCTTGCTGTTGGTGAAGCCATTTTGAATCAAGGCTATTCTGTTGATAAGGTTCATGACTTGACTAAAATTGACAAGTGGTTTCTTTACAAGCTCCAGAACATTGCTCAGGCACAACATGGAATGGAGAAAATGGGATCTTTGGAAAACCTTAATGAGGAAACCATTCATGAGGCAAAGCAGCTTGGATTTTCTGACTCTCAAATTGCTTCCTTTGTCAAATCAGACGAATTATCTGTTCGTGCCAGAAGAAAATCGTACGGTATTGTTCCTATcgtgaagaaaattgataCTTTGGCTGCCGAGTTTCCAGCTAATACCAATTATCTTTACACAACTTACAATGGTACTCAGAACGACATCGATTTCAACGAACATGGTACCATGGTTTTAGGTTCCGGTGATTACAGAATCGGTTCATCTGTTGAGTTCGATTGGTGTGCCGTGTCTACTGTCAGAGCTTTGCGTGCTGCCGGTAAGAAGACCATTATGATTAATTACAACCCGGAAACGGTTTCCACAGACTTTGATGAGGTGGACAGACTTTACTTTGAGGAACTTTCCTTTGAGAGAGTGATGGATATCTACGAATTAGAAGGCTCTGAAGGTATTGTAGTTTCAGTTGGTGGTCAATTACCTCAGAATATTGCCTTGACtcttcaacagcaacatGCCAAAATTTTGGGTACCAGCCCTGTTGATATCGATAAGGCAGAGGACAGACAGAAGTTCTCGAGTATATTGGGATCCATTGGAATTGACCAACCAGCATGGAAAGAGTTGACTTCTGTTGAAGAGGCCAAAAAGTTTGCTGAGGAGGTGAAGTATCCTGTCTTGGTCAGACCATCATACGTTCTTTCCGGTGCCGCTATGGCCGTTATTGAATCTCCGGAGGAGCTATCTTCCAAGTTACAGAATGCTTCAAGAGTGTCATCAGATCATCCTGTTGTCATTACCAAATTCATCCTTGGAGCTCATGAGATTGATGTCGATGCTGTTGCTGCCAACGGTAAAGTTATCGTGCACGCCATATCAGAGCATGTTGAAAATGCTGGTATCCACTCTGGTGACGCCACTTTAGTGCTACCACCTCAACATCTTGAGGATTCAATTTTAAAGAGGCTAAAAGAGATCGCTGATAAAGTTGCGGCTGCTTGGCACATTACTGGTCCATTCAACATGCAAATCATCAAGGAAGAGAATCCAGAAACCGGTATTCCCGACTTGAAGGTGATCGAATGCAACATTCGTGCCTCAAGATCTTTTCCATTCGTATCCAAGGTTCTTGGTTGCAACTTCATTGACACTGCTGTCAAAGCTTTACTTAAGGAGCCTTTACAGCCAAGAAATCTCATGGCTGAGAAGCACAACTATGTGGCTACAAAAGTTCCTCAGTTCTCTTGGACTCGTCTCGCAGGTGCCGATCCATTTTTGGGTGTTGAAATGTCTTCTACAGGAGAAATTGCCtgctttggaaagaattTGGTAGAAGCTTATTGGACAACTATTCAAGCTACAATGCACTTCAGACTACCTATTCCACCGGAAGGAGTTTTATTTGGAGGAGATACTAATGCCGAGTTCTTAGGTACCGTTGCCAAAACCATCGAACCTTTGGGTTACAAGTTTTATGCCTCATCAAAGAAGGTGGCAGAGTATCTCAAAGAGTACACAACCCAGGAAGTGGAGGTTATAAACTTCCCTAAGGACAATAAGAAGGCAGTTAGAGAGATCTTTGGCAAATACAACGTTGAATGTGTGTTCAACTTGGCCAAATACAGAGCCAAATCGCTGGACGATCCCGATTACAtcatgagaagaaatgCCATTGATTTTAGTAAGACGCTATTTACAGAGCCTAAGACATCGATGCTATTTGCACAATGCTTGGTAGAGAAACTACCTCAGAGAATAGTAGACAGGGCCAAGAGTGAGCTAGTCGTTCCCGAAGAGGTTAAACGGTGGAGTGAGTACTTAGGTGGTAAACCAGTCTAA